The proteins below are encoded in one region of Streptomyces marianii:
- a CDS encoding ATP-binding protein codes for MAPGNTLRPVLAVPRQPASSVPAVRRFGFELPGRADSVARARHLIQERMMRWGVDSSHFDTVVLVASELFTNAVVHTASQRVLCELHDVPGQLRIAVQDEGCPPGEPRLRRVSAEEGGRGLLLVDAVSSAWGAHDAHPGPGRVVWAELALGRPC; via the coding sequence GTGGCTCCTGGTAACACGCTCAGGCCCGTACTCGCGGTGCCGCGCCAGCCGGCTTCCTCAGTGCCGGCGGTCCGCCGCTTCGGGTTCGAGCTCCCCGGCCGGGCCGACTCGGTCGCACGCGCCAGGCACCTGATCCAGGAGCGCATGATGCGCTGGGGGGTCGACAGCAGCCACTTCGACACGGTCGTGCTGGTCGCCTCCGAACTGTTCACCAACGCCGTCGTGCACACCGCGAGCCAGCGCGTCCTGTGCGAACTGCACGACGTGCCGGGCCAGTTGCGCATAGCGGTGCAGGACGAGGGCTGCCCGCCGGGCGAGCCGCGACTGCGCCGGGTCTCCGCCGAGGAGGGCGGGCGCGGACTGCTGCTGGTGGACGCGGTCAGCAGCGCCTGGGGAGCGCACGACGCGCACCCCGGTCCGGGCCGGGTCGTCTGGGCCGAGCTCGCGCTGGGACGGCCGTGCTGA
- a CDS encoding sigma-70 family RNA polymerase sigma factor: protein MSSESEAAVIMAAQAGDQHAQDRLVAGYLPLVYNIVGRAMNGHADVDDVVQETMLRVLGGLDGLHSPDSFRSWLVAITMNQIRGHWRERRAGAIPGGGGLDDAYDVVDPGADFVDLTITRLGLSGQRRETAEATRWLDEDDRALLSLWWLEAAGELSREEVAAALELSPQHTAVRVQRMKAQLETARVVVRALSAEPGCVLLEPIIASWDGLPSALWRKRIARHARGCTLCSGHWSGLVPAEGLLVGLALVPVAASLAAFAPQAPDMAATASFGAPPHASHAPGSARTAGEDDPSGSGESAAGGARTQARLERARRRRRTTAVAAAVAALVAAGGAAHLLLGPEEPEEPTSTVAAPASPEPSSPSQSASPSPSLSASPSPSPSPSVSASPSKTAKPKPKPSTARPKPKPTPTPEAPDPEPPLPSGDVAQVVALVNTERAKAGCGPVRSNDKLETAARRHSEDMAARGYFDHTSPDGTDPGDRITAAGYRWSTYGENIARGQQSPSSVMDSWMNSPGHRANILNCSFKELGVGIHDASGGPWWTQAFGTSL, encoded by the coding sequence GTGAGCAGCGAAAGCGAAGCCGCGGTGATCATGGCGGCGCAGGCCGGTGACCAGCACGCCCAGGACCGGCTCGTCGCCGGGTACCTCCCGCTGGTCTACAACATCGTGGGCCGTGCCATGAACGGCCACGCGGACGTGGACGACGTGGTGCAGGAGACCATGCTCCGCGTCCTGGGCGGCCTGGACGGACTGCACAGCCCGGACAGCTTCCGCAGCTGGCTGGTCGCCATCACCATGAACCAGATACGCGGCCACTGGCGGGAGCGCCGTGCGGGCGCGATACCCGGCGGCGGAGGGCTCGACGACGCGTACGACGTCGTCGACCCCGGCGCGGACTTCGTGGACCTGACCATCACCCGCCTCGGCCTCTCCGGTCAGCGGCGGGAGACGGCCGAGGCGACCCGCTGGCTGGACGAGGACGACCGCGCCCTGCTGTCGCTGTGGTGGCTGGAGGCCGCCGGGGAGTTGTCCCGGGAGGAGGTCGCCGCCGCGCTGGAGCTGTCCCCGCAGCACACGGCGGTACGGGTGCAGCGCATGAAGGCCCAGTTGGAGACGGCCCGCGTGGTGGTCCGCGCCCTGTCCGCCGAACCCGGCTGCGTGCTGCTGGAGCCGATCATCGCGAGCTGGGACGGTCTGCCCTCCGCCCTGTGGCGCAAGCGGATCGCCCGTCATGCCCGGGGCTGCACGCTCTGCTCGGGCCACTGGTCCGGGCTGGTGCCCGCCGAAGGACTGCTCGTCGGGCTGGCCTTGGTGCCGGTGGCCGCGTCGCTGGCGGCCTTCGCCCCGCAGGCCCCGGACATGGCGGCCACGGCGTCGTTCGGCGCACCGCCGCACGCGTCGCACGCCCCCGGCTCCGCCCGTACAGCAGGGGAGGATGACCCGTCCGGCTCCGGCGAGTCGGCCGCCGGGGGGGCGCGAACCCAGGCCCGTCTGGAGCGCGCAAGGCGGCGGCGCCGCACCACGGCCGTGGCAGCCGCAGTGGCCGCTCTGGTCGCCGCGGGCGGTGCGGCCCATCTCCTGCTCGGCCCGGAGGAGCCCGAGGAGCCCACCTCCACCGTGGCCGCCCCGGCCTCCCCCGAGCCGTCCTCCCCCTCGCAGTCCGCGTCCCCCTCTCCTTCGCTCTCCGCCTCCCCCTCCCCCTCTCCCAGTCCGAGCGTGAGCGCCAGCCCCAGCAAGACGGCGAAGCCGAAGCCCAAGCCGAGCACGGCCAGGCCGAAGCCCAAGCCGACGCCGACCCCCGAGGCGCCGGACCCGGAGCCCCCGCTGCCGAGCGGGGACGTCGCGCAGGTCGTCGCCCTGGTCAACACCGAGCGCGCCAAGGCGGGATGCGGTCCGGTGCGCAGCAACGACAAGCTCGAGACGGCCGCACGGCGCCACTCCGAGGACATGGCGGCCCGCGGCTACTTCGACCACACCAGCCCGGACGGCACCGACCCCGGAGACCGCATCACCGCAGCCGGCTACCGGTGGAGCACGTACGGGGAGAACATCGCGCGGGGCCAGCAGAGCCCGTCGTCGGTGATGGACTCGTGGATGAACAGCCCGGGCCACCGCGCCAACATCCTCAACTGCTCGTTCAAGGAGCTCGGTGTCGGCATCCACGACGCCTCCGGCGGGCCGTGGTGGACGCAGGCGTTCGGCACGTCTCTCTGA
- a CDS encoding helix-turn-helix domain-containing protein, whose translation MSEPRSAPTVGQVVLGKRLQDLRERAGLRREEAAKVLRVAPATIRRMETAEVALKIPYVQLLLGAYGVPEDEAEGFVQLAEDANKPGWWQRFHDVLPGWFSMYVSLEGAASLIRAYEPHFVPGLLQTEDYARGVMHSGALGATSAEDIERHVALRMERQGLLGRSDAPRFWVIMDETALRRPVGGPKVMRAQIDRLLEAAERPNITLQVAEFATGPHAGTYGPFVLFRFAVPELPDMVYSEYLTGAVYLDARPEVASHLEVMDRMAAQAATAQRTKGLLRSVRKEL comes from the coding sequence GTGAGCGAGCCGCGGTCCGCCCCCACGGTGGGGCAGGTCGTACTGGGCAAGCGACTGCAGGATCTGCGGGAGCGAGCCGGCCTGAGACGCGAGGAGGCCGCCAAGGTCCTCCGCGTGGCCCCCGCCACCATCCGCCGGATGGAGACGGCGGAAGTCGCTCTCAAAATCCCCTACGTCCAGCTCCTCCTGGGGGCGTACGGCGTCCCCGAGGACGAGGCCGAGGGCTTCGTCCAGCTCGCCGAGGACGCCAACAAGCCCGGCTGGTGGCAGCGTTTCCACGATGTGCTCCCCGGCTGGTTCAGCATGTACGTGAGCCTGGAGGGGGCGGCGAGCCTCATCCGCGCGTACGAACCGCACTTCGTCCCCGGGCTCCTCCAGACCGAGGACTACGCCCGCGGTGTCATGCACAGCGGAGCCCTCGGCGCCACCAGTGCCGAGGACATCGAGCGGCACGTCGCCCTGCGCATGGAGCGTCAGGGGCTGCTCGGCAGGTCCGACGCACCCAGATTCTGGGTGATCATGGACGAGACGGCGCTGCGCCGCCCGGTGGGCGGACCGAAGGTGATGCGGGCCCAGATCGACCGGCTGCTCGAAGCGGCCGAGCGGCCCAACATCACCCTCCAGGTCGCGGAGTTCGCGACCGGACCCCACGCCGGCACCTACGGGCCGTTCGTGCTCTTCCGCTTCGCCGTGCCCGAACTGCCCGACATGGTCTACAGCGAGTACCTCACCGGCGCGGTCTACCTCGACGCTCGCCCCGAGGTGGCCTCGCACCTGGAGGTCATGGACCGCATGGCGGCCCAGGCCGCCACCGCACAACGCACGAAGGGCCTCCTCCGGAGCGTCCGCAAGGAGCTGTGA
- a CDS encoding HlyD family efflux transporter periplasmic adaptor subunit has product MQFRQKALSKLQSPEEIDLPVRFARPQGWLVLTVTVIVMVAAAFWAINGSISSTVRGPGILTHARGSYVLQSPVAGQVTEVLAAEGENLPAGAPLLRVSTSGTRGEGDGEPTDGDRSDGTGSGSGADSGTGDAVGDGDSRDGTRKKEGALVRALAAGRVTSLVATLGAVVATGADVAVLERVDGPRSPLRAMLYLPADNGSTVPVGARVDLTVQSVPSPRYGVLRGRVKAVGRNSQSRQQIAGFLGDGQLAEQFSRQGRPVAVLVELDRSSRTESGYVWSSSDGPPYAVESMTPADGAIRLADQRPIDWLLP; this is encoded by the coding sequence GTGCAGTTCCGCCAAAAGGCCCTTTCCAAGCTGCAGTCGCCGGAAGAAATCGATCTGCCGGTCCGATTCGCCCGCCCGCAGGGCTGGCTCGTCCTCACCGTCACGGTGATCGTGATGGTGGCGGCCGCATTCTGGGCGATAAACGGTTCCATTTCGTCCACGGTGCGCGGACCGGGAATTCTCACGCACGCGCGGGGCAGTTACGTGCTGCAGAGTCCGGTCGCGGGTCAGGTGACCGAAGTGCTCGCCGCGGAGGGCGAGAACCTCCCTGCCGGCGCACCGCTGCTGCGGGTGAGCACCTCCGGTACCCGGGGCGAGGGCGACGGGGAGCCCACCGACGGCGACCGCTCGGACGGCACCGGATCGGGCTCCGGTGCGGACTCCGGCACCGGCGACGCGGTCGGAGACGGTGACAGCCGGGACGGCACCAGGAAGAAGGAAGGCGCCCTCGTCCGCGCCCTCGCAGCGGGCCGCGTCACGTCTCTCGTGGCCACCCTCGGCGCCGTCGTCGCCACCGGCGCCGATGTCGCCGTCCTGGAACGCGTGGACGGCCCCCGGTCCCCCCTGAGGGCGATGCTCTACCTCCCCGCCGACAACGGCTCGACCGTCCCCGTCGGCGCACGGGTCGACCTCACCGTCCAGTCGGTGCCCTCCCCGCGGTACGGAGTGCTGCGCGGCCGGGTGAAGGCCGTCGGCCGGAACTCGCAGAGCAGGCAGCAGATCGCGGGATTCCTCGGCGACGGCCAGCTCGCCGAGCAGTTCTCCCGGCAGGGCCGGCCCGTCGCCGTCCTGGTGGAACTCGACCGATCCTCCCGCACCGAGTCCGGGTACGTCTGGTCGTCCTCCGACGGACCGCCGTACGCCGTCGAGTCCATGACCCCGGCCGACGGCGCGATCCGCCTGGCCGACCAGCGTCCGATCGATTGGCTGCTCCCGTGA
- a CDS encoding nucleotide triphosphate diphosphatase NUDT15, translating to MATHSPGPAPEERPARAFPAPNGLTGVGMIVVEPGGRILLGLDRGGRWELPGGKVDPGESFERAGARELVEETGLRVREEDVAVVAVVVDGNRGLTRISAAGLVTGVEGEPEVTEPDKIVRWQWHDPAHIPGELFEPSAAVLRAWRADLTLPAVSAYSYPISVIGTEAGRLPGVGGDMSQPRKRVDTA from the coding sequence ATGGCGACCCACTCCCCCGGCCCCGCTCCCGAGGAGCGGCCCGCACGCGCGTTCCCCGCACCCAACGGCCTGACCGGCGTCGGCATGATCGTCGTCGAGCCCGGCGGACGGATCCTGCTCGGCCTGGACCGCGGCGGCCGCTGGGAGCTTCCCGGCGGCAAGGTCGACCCCGGGGAGAGCTTCGAGCGCGCGGGCGCCAGGGAGCTCGTCGAGGAGACGGGGCTGCGGGTCCGCGAGGAGGACGTGGCCGTCGTCGCCGTGGTGGTGGACGGAAACCGCGGTTTGACCCGGATCTCGGCGGCCGGTCTCGTCACGGGAGTGGAGGGCGAGCCGGAGGTCACCGAACCCGACAAGATCGTGCGCTGGCAGTGGCACGATCCGGCTCACATTCCGGGCGAACTGTTCGAACCCTCCGCCGCGGTCCTGCGCGCCTGGCGTGCGGATCTAACACTCCCGGCTGTTTCTGCGTACTCCTATCCGATTTCTGTTATCGGGACGGAGGCAGGGCGTCTCCCAGGTGTCGGAGGAGACATGTCCCAGCCCAGGAAGAGAGTGGACACAGCGTGA
- a CDS encoding DUF397 domain-containing protein, which translates to MDRIYNGMPARELGSEGWYKPWSGGNGGNCIEAMKLADGRVAVRQSADPDGPALIYTHGEIAAFIQGAKSGQADFLLT; encoded by the coding sequence ATGGACCGCATATACAACGGCATGCCCGCCCGGGAACTCGGCTCGGAGGGCTGGTACAAGCCGTGGAGCGGTGGCAACGGCGGCAACTGCATCGAGGCCATGAAACTGGCCGACGGCAGGGTCGCGGTACGCCAGTCCGCCGATCCCGACGGCCCCGCGCTCATCTACACCCACGGCGAGATCGCCGCCTTCATCCAGGGCGCCAAGTCCGGTCAGGCGGACTTCCTCCTGACATGA
- a CDS encoding type A2 lantipeptide, with protein sequence MNFTPQVETAEISDADLDNVSGGLHSAVAAGAVSGLTSTVDGIVPASALVGSVVGTVEGATGLNTGAATGLVAGL encoded by the coding sequence ATGAACTTCACCCCCCAGGTCGAGACCGCTGAGATCTCCGACGCCGACCTCGACAACGTCTCCGGCGGTCTGCACAGCGCCGTTGCCGCCGGTGCGGTTTCCGGTCTGACCTCCACCGTTGACGGCATCGTCCCGGCTTCCGCTCTGGTGGGCTCCGTCGTCGGCACCGTCGAGGGTGCGACCGGCCTGAACACCGGTGCCGCCACCGGTCTCGTCGCCGGCCTCTGA